From a single Alloactinosynnema sp. L-07 genomic region:
- a CDS encoding discoidin domain-containing protein: MLRPRSTARNLTILLAIGLAAVVSALPGQAAETPPGADVNAVGTPFSGRAPDGTVKGLLDAHSHIFANVSFGGGLICGKPFDPAGPQKALADCPDHFPDGSAAWFENFTKTGSPTGTHDPVGYPTFKDWPAHNSLTHQQAYYKWIERAWRGGLRFMVNHLVANRQLCDIYPIKNQSCNEMDSIRLQAKLTTDLQNFVDAESGGPGKGWFRVVRSQGEARQVIEQGKLAVMLGIETSEPFGCRHILNVAQCSKADIDRGLDEVYALGVRTMFVCHKYDNALCGVRFDSGTAGIAVNAANFLGTGTFWDARTCTTPYTDNTLAAAGTVPDALKPIVPLPLYPPAPHCNTRGLTDLGEYTIKAMMARKMMVELDHMSVKAADRTLDLLEEAAYPGVISSHSWTDEKYFPRIYQLGGMIAQYGHSAAQFVAEWQRGEAYRDQNGVDGYGFGIDVNGIGGLPAPRAGGVSYPFKSADGSVMIDRETMAQRTWDYTKDGMAHYGLMPDWVEDLRKVGGEEVVQDLLGGAEAYLRTWRAVEVHQPKPNLARGATTTASSYEWNPFYDFRAPKAVDGDLGSRWASGWSDGQWLRVDLGASKNVSRVALRWEAAHAAAYRVEVSDDGANWRTVATVSAGTGGLEVVSFPPTSTRYVKFQGVRRATAYGYSLYELSVY; this comes from the coding sequence GTGCTCCGTCCTCGATCGACAGCCCGCAACCTGACAATCCTGCTCGCCATCGGCTTGGCCGCGGTGGTGTCCGCGCTTCCCGGTCAAGCCGCCGAGACCCCGCCCGGCGCCGACGTCAATGCCGTCGGCACGCCGTTCAGCGGCAGAGCACCGGATGGGACGGTGAAGGGCCTGCTCGACGCCCACTCCCACATCTTCGCCAACGTCTCGTTCGGCGGTGGCCTCATCTGTGGCAAGCCGTTCGATCCGGCGGGGCCGCAGAAGGCGTTGGCGGACTGTCCCGACCACTTCCCCGACGGCAGCGCGGCGTGGTTCGAGAACTTCACCAAGACCGGGTCGCCCACGGGCACGCACGACCCGGTCGGCTATCCGACCTTCAAGGACTGGCCCGCGCACAATTCCCTTACCCACCAACAGGCCTACTACAAGTGGATCGAGCGCGCGTGGCGGGGTGGGCTGCGGTTCATGGTCAACCACCTCGTCGCCAACCGGCAGCTCTGTGACATCTACCCGATCAAAAACCAGTCCTGCAACGAGATGGACAGCATCCGGTTGCAGGCCAAGCTGACGACCGACCTGCAGAACTTCGTCGACGCGGAGAGCGGTGGGCCGGGCAAGGGCTGGTTCCGGGTCGTCCGAAGCCAAGGTGAGGCCCGGCAGGTGATCGAGCAGGGCAAGCTCGCGGTGATGCTGGGCATCGAGACCTCGGAACCCTTCGGCTGCAGGCACATCCTCAATGTCGCCCAGTGCTCCAAAGCGGACATCGACCGCGGACTCGACGAGGTGTACGCGCTCGGTGTGCGCACGATGTTCGTCTGTCACAAGTACGACAACGCGCTCTGCGGTGTCCGGTTCGACTCGGGCACGGCTGGTATCGCGGTGAACGCGGCGAACTTCCTCGGCACCGGGACCTTCTGGGACGCACGGACCTGCACCACCCCGTACACCGACAACACCCTCGCCGCCGCGGGCACGGTCCCCGACGCGCTCAAGCCGATCGTGCCGCTGCCGCTGTACCCGCCCGCGCCCCACTGCAACACCCGAGGGCTGACCGACCTCGGCGAGTACACGATCAAGGCGATGATGGCGCGCAAGATGATGGTCGAGCTCGACCATATGAGCGTCAAGGCCGCCGACCGCACGTTGGACCTGCTCGAAGAGGCCGCCTACCCGGGTGTCATCAGCTCGCACAGCTGGACCGACGAGAAGTACTTTCCTCGCATCTACCAACTCGGCGGCATGATCGCCCAGTACGGGCACTCCGCCGCGCAGTTCGTCGCGGAATGGCAGCGCGGCGAGGCGTACCGCGACCAGAACGGCGTCGACGGCTACGGGTTCGGCATCGACGTCAACGGCATCGGCGGCCTGCCCGCGCCGCGCGCGGGAGGGGTCAGCTACCCGTTCAAGTCCGCCGACGGCTCGGTGATGATCGACCGGGAGACCATGGCCCAGCGGACCTGGGACTACACCAAGGACGGCATGGCCCACTACGGCCTGATGCCGGACTGGGTCGAGGATCTGCGCAAGGTCGGCGGCGAGGAGGTCGTCCAGGACCTGCTCGGCGGCGCGGAGGCCTATCTGCGCACGTGGCGGGCGGTCGAGGTCCACCAGCCGAAGCCGAACCTGGCCCGCGGCGCGACGACGACCGCCAGCTCCTACGAGTGGAACCCGTTCTACGACTTCCGCGCGCCGAAGGCCGTCGACGGCGACCTCGGCAGCCGGTGGGCCAGCGGCTGGTCGGACGGCCAGTGGCTGAGGGTCGACCTTGGCGCGTCCAAGAACGTCAGCCGGGTGGCGCTGCGCTGGGAAGCGGCTCACGCGGCGGCCTATCGGGTCGAGGTGTCCGATGACGGCGCGAACTGGCGCACGGTGGCCACCGTGAGTGCGGGTACGGGCGGTCTCGAGGTGGTCTCATTCCCGCCGACGTCGACCCGGTACGTGAAATTCCAGGGCGTGCGACGCGCCACGGCATACGGCTACTCGCTCTACGAGCTGTCCGTCTACTGA
- a CDS encoding fumarate reductase/succinate dehydrogenase flavoprotein subunit, translating to MSQVERHSYDVVVVGAGGAGLRAVIEARQRGFSVAVVCKSLFGKAHTVMAEGGCAASMGNANENDNWQVHFRDTMRGGKFLNNWRMAELHAREAPDRVWELETYGALFDRTKDGRISQRNFGGHTYPRLAHVGDRTGLELIRTMQQKIVSLQQEDFAEHGDYEAKIKVFAECTITELLKEDGRIAGAFGYYRETGRFVLFEAPAVVLATGGIGKSFKVTSNSWEYTGDGHALAMRAGATLINMEFVQFHPTGMVWPPSVKGILVTEGVRGDGGVLKNSDGNRFMFEYVPEVFKGQYAESEAEADRWYTDQEQNRRTPDLLPRDEVARAINSEVKAGRGSPHGGVFLDIASRLPAEEIRKRLPSMYHQFKELADVDITAEPMEVGPTCHYVMGGIEVDPDTASSTVPGLFAAGECSGGMHGSNRLGGNSLSDLLVFGRRAGLGAASYVESLVSRPAVAQADVDAAAEMALSPFDPPTEGVEENPYTLHTELQQSMNDLVGIIRKAEEVEAALEKLAEIRGRVHNVTVEGHRQFNPGWHLAIDLRNMLMVSECVARAALLRTESRGGHTRDDHPRLDSKWRNTLLVCSAKESTEIVPAIEVTPKEQDPMRQDLLELFELPELEKYYTDGELANHPGRTA from the coding sequence GTGAGTCAGGTCGAACGTCACTCCTATGACGTCGTCGTCGTCGGAGCGGGCGGCGCGGGTCTCCGCGCGGTGATCGAGGCCCGTCAGCGCGGGTTCAGCGTGGCCGTGGTGTGCAAGTCGCTGTTCGGCAAGGCCCACACCGTGATGGCCGAGGGCGGCTGCGCGGCGTCGATGGGCAACGCCAATGAGAACGACAACTGGCAGGTGCACTTCCGCGACACGATGCGCGGCGGGAAGTTCCTCAACAACTGGCGCATGGCCGAGCTGCACGCCAGGGAGGCGCCGGACCGGGTCTGGGAGCTGGAGACCTACGGCGCGCTGTTCGACCGCACCAAGGACGGCCGGATCAGCCAGCGCAACTTCGGTGGCCACACCTACCCGCGGCTGGCCCACGTCGGCGACCGCACCGGACTCGAACTGATCCGCACCATGCAGCAGAAGATCGTCTCGCTGCAGCAGGAGGACTTCGCCGAGCACGGCGACTACGAGGCCAAGATCAAGGTCTTCGCCGAGTGCACGATCACGGAGCTGCTGAAGGAAGACGGCCGGATCGCGGGCGCCTTCGGCTACTACCGGGAGACCGGCCGGTTCGTGCTGTTCGAGGCCCCTGCGGTCGTGTTGGCCACCGGCGGCATCGGCAAGTCGTTCAAGGTCACGTCGAACTCCTGGGAGTACACCGGCGACGGCCACGCGCTGGCCATGCGCGCGGGCGCGACCCTGATCAACATGGAGTTCGTCCAGTTCCACCCGACCGGCATGGTCTGGCCGCCCAGCGTGAAGGGCATCCTGGTCACCGAGGGCGTGCGCGGCGACGGCGGCGTGCTGAAGAACTCCGACGGCAACCGGTTCATGTTCGAGTACGTGCCTGAGGTGTTCAAGGGGCAGTACGCCGAGAGCGAGGCCGAGGCCGACCGCTGGTACACCGACCAGGAACAGAACCGCCGCACGCCTGACCTGCTGCCCCGCGACGAGGTCGCCCGCGCGATCAACTCCGAGGTCAAGGCCGGTCGCGGGTCACCGCACGGCGGCGTGTTCCTCGACATCGCGAGCAGGCTGCCCGCCGAGGAGATCCGCAAGCGGCTGCCCTCGATGTACCACCAGTTCAAGGAACTGGCCGATGTGGACATCACCGCGGAGCCGATGGAGGTCGGCCCGACCTGTCACTACGTGATGGGCGGCATCGAGGTCGACCCGGACACCGCGTCGTCGACCGTCCCCGGCCTGTTCGCCGCGGGGGAGTGCTCTGGCGGCATGCACGGCTCCAACCGCCTCGGCGGCAACTCGCTGTCGGACCTGTTGGTCTTCGGCCGCCGGGCGGGGCTGGGCGCGGCGTCCTATGTGGAGTCGCTGGTGTCGCGGCCCGCCGTGGCGCAGGCCGATGTGGACGCCGCGGCGGAGATGGCGCTCTCGCCCTTCGACCCGCCGACCGAGGGTGTCGAGGAGAACCCGTACACCCTGCACACCGAGCTGCAGCAGTCGATGAACGACCTGGTGGGCATCATCCGCAAGGCCGAGGAGGTCGAGGCGGCGCTGGAGAAGCTGGCCGAGATCCGCGGTCGCGTCCACAACGTCACCGTCGAGGGCCACCGGCAGTTCAACCCGGGCTGGCACCTGGCGATCGACCTGCGCAACATGCTGATGGTCAGCGAGTGCGTCGCCCGCGCGGCCCTGTTGCGCACCGAGAGCCGCGGCGGCCACACCCGCGACGATCACCCGCGGCTCGACTCGAAGTGGCGCAACACGCTGCTGGTGTGCAGCGCGAAGGAGAGCACCGAGATCGTGCCTGCCATCGAGGTCACGCCCAAGGAGCAGGACCCGATGCGGCAGGACCTGCTGGAGCTCTTCGAGCTGCCGGAGCTGGAGAAGTACTACACCGACGGCGAGCTGGCCAACCATCCCGGAAGGACGGCCTGA
- a CDS encoding succinate dehydrogenase/fumarate reductase iron-sulfur subunit encodes MAYKAKFKVWRGTDQDGELFDYLVEVNEGEVVLDIIHRLQATQAPDLAVRWNCKAGKCGSCSAEINGMPKLLCMTRMSTFTEDEVITVTPMRTFPVIRDLVCDVSFNYTKAREIPSFTPPPGLEPGEYRMQQVDVERSQEFRKCIECFLCQNTCHVIRDHEENKENFSGPRFLMRIAELEMHPLDAADRTRDAQDEHGLGYCNITKCCTEVCPEHIKITDNALIPMKERVADRRYDPVVWLGNKLFKRSKA; translated from the coding sequence GTGGCCTACAAAGCGAAGTTCAAGGTCTGGCGCGGCACCGACCAGGACGGCGAGCTGTTCGACTACCTGGTGGAGGTGAATGAGGGCGAGGTCGTCCTCGACATCATCCACCGCCTGCAGGCGACCCAGGCGCCCGATCTCGCGGTCCGCTGGAACTGCAAGGCGGGCAAGTGCGGCTCGTGCTCCGCGGAGATCAACGGCATGCCGAAGCTGCTGTGCATGACCCGGATGTCGACCTTCACCGAGGACGAGGTCATCACGGTCACCCCGATGCGCACGTTCCCGGTGATCCGCGACCTGGTGTGCGACGTGTCGTTCAACTACACCAAGGCCCGCGAGATCCCGTCCTTCACCCCGCCGCCGGGGCTGGAGCCGGGCGAGTACCGGATGCAGCAGGTCGATGTCGAGCGCTCGCAGGAGTTCCGCAAGTGCATCGAGTGCTTCCTGTGCCAGAACACGTGCCACGTCATCCGCGACCATGAGGAGAACAAGGAGAACTTCTCCGGTCCGCGGTTCCTCATGCGCATCGCCGAGCTGGAGATGCACCCGCTCGACGCGGCCGACCGGACCCGGGACGCGCAGGACGAGCACGGACTTGGCTACTGCAACATCACCAAGTGCTGCACCGAGGTGTGCCCCGAGCACATCAAGATCACCGACAACGCGCTCATCCCGATGAAGGAGCGCGTCGCCGACCGCAGGTACGACCCCGTGGTGTGGTTGGGCAACAAGCTGTTCAAGCGCTCGAAGGCGTGA
- a CDS encoding DMT family transporter, whose translation MRRGLALGAASAFAMGGSAPALKVLAGSELSPVNVIQARMAIGAVTLLVLALVTKRDLRVRRADWWLIGLYGGFGLALNQVVYTAALTRMPVGLTLLIEYLAPVLIALWIRFVRREHLPARLWLGIAATLAGLALISQVWTSVRLDSLGMLAALAAAVTYAGRFLFAERALRTHDPLVLATWGAGFGTMVLVPLEPFPFDQVGTQEAWLLAWVGIVGLAAAVLLTVLAQRTFSSTAASLISCVEIVIGGALAAVLLGEHLTPVQLIGAAVMLAGIVVAQLALASGRREQLPEARDLTPSSA comes from the coding sequence ATGAGACGTGGATTGGCACTGGGCGCGGCGAGCGCGTTCGCCATGGGTGGGTCGGCCCCGGCGTTGAAGGTCCTGGCCGGCAGCGAACTCTCCCCGGTGAACGTCATCCAGGCGCGAATGGCGATCGGCGCGGTCACCTTGCTGGTCCTGGCGCTGGTGACCAAACGGGACCTTCGGGTCCGCCGCGCGGACTGGTGGCTGATCGGCCTCTATGGCGGGTTCGGCCTGGCGCTCAACCAGGTCGTCTACACCGCGGCGCTCACTCGAATGCCCGTCGGACTCACACTGCTCATCGAGTACCTCGCGCCCGTACTGATCGCGCTGTGGATCAGGTTCGTCCGCCGAGAACACCTGCCCGCACGGCTGTGGTTGGGCATCGCGGCGACGCTGGCGGGCTTGGCGCTGATCAGCCAGGTGTGGACGTCGGTCCGCCTCGACAGTCTCGGAATGCTCGCCGCGCTGGCCGCCGCCGTCACCTACGCGGGCCGGTTCCTGTTCGCCGAGCGCGCGCTGCGCACCCATGACCCGCTCGTGCTGGCCACCTGGGGCGCGGGATTCGGCACGATGGTGCTCGTCCCGCTGGAGCCGTTCCCGTTCGACCAGGTGGGCACTCAGGAGGCCTGGCTGCTGGCCTGGGTGGGCATCGTAGGGCTCGCCGCGGCGGTCCTGCTGACCGTCCTGGCCCAGCGCACATTCTCCTCGACGGCCGCGAGCCTGATCTCGTGCGTGGAGATCGTCATCGGCGGCGCGCTCGCCGCGGTCCTGCTCGGCGAACACCTGACACCGGTCCAACTGATCGGCGCGGCGGTCATGCTCGCGGGCATCGTCGTCGCTCAACTGGCGCTGGCCTCCGGGCGCCGCGAACAGCTCCCGGAGGCCCGCGACCTCACGCCTTCGAGCGCTTGA
- a CDS encoding Lrp/AsnC family transcriptional regulator, whose product MTALRLDETDHHLLALLQKDSSRTLAELGEVISLSPSAVQRRVDRYRKAGLLDRQVAVLDPVKADALLAVCLVTLAKESNAIHAAFRRRLLAAPEVQQLYSVSGDTDYVVVLASTGMAHHREVADRLLKDAPNIQRYTTMFVLDPVRAGLSLPTKR is encoded by the coding sequence GTGACAGCCTTGCGTCTCGATGAGACGGACCACCACCTGCTCGCCTTGCTGCAGAAAGACTCCAGCCGCACGCTCGCCGAGCTGGGGGAGGTGATCTCGCTCTCGCCCAGTGCCGTCCAGCGCCGGGTCGACCGCTACCGCAAGGCCGGATTGCTCGACCGGCAGGTCGCCGTACTCGACCCGGTGAAGGCCGACGCGCTGCTCGCGGTGTGCCTGGTGACCCTGGCGAAGGAGTCCAACGCCATCCACGCGGCCTTCCGCCGCCGCTTGCTCGCCGCGCCGGAGGTCCAGCAGCTCTACAGCGTCTCCGGCGACACCGACTACGTCGTCGTACTGGCGTCGACCGGTATGGCCCACCACCGCGAGGTCGCCGACCGCCTGCTCAAGGACGCGCCCAACATCCAGCGCTACACCACCATGTTCGTCCTCGACCCGGTCCGCGCGGGCCTCTCTTTGCCCACGAAACGCTGA
- a CDS encoding amino acid ABC transporter permease — MSTSVLYDTPGPKAKRRVLFFSVLAAVGLLAVGYIVYRQLDKQDQFDETKWSPLFDPSDKDFELVWQRLGEALVATLVAAALAVVFSLIIGTLLAVTRVTAARSYRWAVVGLIELLRGIPVVIMIFFVARVLPEYGVDVEPLWFLVIGLTLYNSVVIAEIVRAGINSLPRGQREAAESLGLTRGQTLRLVLLPQAFRAMLPALISQLVVVLKDTSLGFIISYEETVRVAGQIVQVLGNPIQTYLLIAVIFILVNYALGRLAVYVERRLSRGKKTAKTKEGAATLHADDLAGAGATNVG; from the coding sequence ATGAGCACGTCGGTCCTCTACGACACCCCCGGGCCCAAGGCCAAACGCCGGGTACTGTTCTTCAGCGTCCTCGCGGCGGTCGGCCTGCTCGCGGTCGGATACATCGTCTACCGCCAGTTGGACAAGCAAGACCAGTTCGACGAAACCAAGTGGAGTCCGCTGTTCGACCCCAGCGACAAGGACTTCGAACTGGTCTGGCAGCGCCTTGGCGAGGCCTTGGTCGCCACGCTGGTGGCCGCCGCGCTCGCCGTGGTGTTCTCGCTGATCATCGGCACGCTGCTGGCGGTCACCCGGGTCACCGCCGCGCGGTCGTACCGGTGGGCGGTGGTCGGCCTGATCGAGCTGCTGCGCGGAATCCCGGTCGTCATCATGATCTTCTTCGTGGCCCGGGTGCTGCCGGAGTACGGTGTGGACGTGGAACCGCTGTGGTTCCTGGTGATCGGCCTGACGCTATACAACTCGGTCGTCATCGCCGAGATCGTCCGCGCGGGCATCAACTCGCTGCCGCGCGGCCAGCGGGAGGCCGCCGAGTCCCTCGGCCTCACCCGCGGCCAGACGCTGCGACTGGTGCTGCTGCCGCAGGCGTTCCGGGCGATGCTCCCCGCGCTGATCAGCCAGCTCGTCGTGGTCCTCAAGGACACGTCGCTGGGCTTCATCATCAGCTACGAGGAGACCGTCCGCGTCGCGGGCCAGATCGTGCAGGTCCTCGGCAACCCGATCCAGACCTACCTGTTGATCGCGGTCATCTTCATCCTGGTCAACTACGCGCTGGGCAGGCTCGCCGTGTACGTCGAGCGCAGGCTCAGCCGCGGCAAGAAGACCGCCAAGACCAAAGAGGGCGCCGCGACGCTGCACGCGGACGACCTCGCGGGCGCGGGCGCGACCAACGTCGGCTGA
- a CDS encoding amino acid ABC transporter permease, translating to MNAIFDNFALYRDGFFKTLLICAYAMAGSLVLGTVMAAFRVSPVPPLRWIGTSWVNVFRNCPLTVVLFFCAFGLPELGINGAYFWFGVTGLVLYTSAFVCEAVRSGINSVPAGQAEAARAVGLTFSQSLSSVILPQALRTVVPPLGSVIIAMIKNSAIVGAFGVGGELFAVSDTLTSARGEAALPVLTGVVIAYLLITIPGGLFLGWLERKVAIAR from the coding sequence GTGAACGCCATCTTCGACAACTTCGCGCTCTACCGAGACGGGTTCTTCAAAACGCTGCTGATCTGTGCCTACGCCATGGCGGGTTCGCTGGTGCTGGGCACGGTCATGGCCGCGTTCCGGGTGTCGCCGGTCCCGCCGCTGCGCTGGATCGGCACGTCGTGGGTCAACGTCTTCCGCAACTGCCCGCTGACCGTGGTGCTGTTCTTCTGCGCCTTCGGTCTGCCGGAACTGGGCATCAACGGCGCCTACTTCTGGTTCGGCGTGACGGGTCTGGTGCTCTACACCTCGGCGTTCGTCTGCGAGGCGGTGCGCAGCGGTATCAACTCGGTGCCCGCCGGACAGGCTGAGGCGGCGCGAGCGGTCGGGCTGACGTTCAGCCAGTCACTCTCCAGCGTGATCCTGCCGCAGGCGCTGCGCACGGTCGTGCCGCCGCTGGGCAGCGTCATCATCGCGATGATCAAGAACTCGGCCATCGTCGGCGCGTTCGGCGTCGGCGGGGAGCTGTTCGCCGTGTCGGACACGCTGACCAGCGCCCGCGGTGAGGCCGCCCTGCCGGTGCTGACCGGTGTCGTCATCGCCTACTTGCTGATCACGATCCCCGGCGGGCTGTTCCTCGGCTGGCTGGAGCGGAAGGTGGCGATCGCCCGATGA
- a CDS encoding glutamate ABC transporter substrate-binding protein: MRFRGLVVGTVTAALALSMTACGKSDTGTGTNPPVETAAKFEAGTTMEKLQKAGAVKVGTKFDQPLFGLKGLDGKPAGFDVEIAKLIASKLGISADKVEFIETPSKVREEVIEQGKVDFVVATYTINDKRKERISFAGPYYEAGQDLMVKKDDSAITGPDSLKGANAKVCSVTGSTPAEKIKTYVDAANIVLFDVYSKCADALRTGQVQAVTTDNVILLGLIDASKGEFKLVGKPFTKEPYGIGVKKADVKFCEFINKTLTDNAAAYEKAWKDTAGKVSPDTPKLPTTAACS; this comes from the coding sequence ATGCGATTCCGGGGCCTTGTGGTTGGCACCGTGACCGCCGCTCTCGCACTCTCGATGACCGCGTGCGGTAAGTCCGACACCGGGACGGGCACGAACCCGCCCGTCGAGACCGCGGCGAAGTTCGAAGCGGGCACGACGATGGAGAAGCTGCAGAAGGCGGGCGCGGTCAAGGTCGGCACGAAGTTCGACCAGCCGCTGTTCGGTTTGAAGGGCCTCGACGGCAAGCCCGCGGGCTTCGACGTCGAGATCGCGAAGCTGATCGCGTCCAAGCTCGGCATCAGCGCCGACAAGGTCGAGTTCATCGAGACCCCGTCGAAGGTCCGCGAAGAGGTCATCGAGCAGGGCAAGGTCGACTTCGTCGTGGCCACCTACACGATCAACGACAAGCGCAAGGAGCGCATCAGCTTCGCCGGCCCGTACTACGAGGCGGGCCAGGACCTGATGGTCAAGAAGGACGACTCGGCGATCACCGGGCCGGACTCGCTCAAGGGCGCCAACGCCAAGGTCTGCTCGGTCACCGGCTCCACCCCGGCCGAGAAGATCAAGACCTACGTCGACGCCGCGAACATCGTGCTGTTCGACGTGTACTCCAAGTGCGCTGACGCGCTGCGCACCGGCCAGGTGCAGGCCGTCACCACCGACAACGTCATCCTGCTCGGTCTCATCGACGCCTCGAAGGGCGAGTTCAAGCTCGTCGGCAAGCCCTTCACCAAGGAGCCGTACGGCATCGGCGTCAAGAAGGCCGACGTCAAGTTCTGCGAGTTCATCAACAAGACCCTGACCGACAACGCCGCCGCGTACGAGAAGGCGTGGAAGGACACCGCGGGCAAGGTCTCGCCGGACACCCCGAAGCTGCCGACCACGGCCGCCTGCAGCTAG
- a CDS encoding amino acid ABC transporter ATP-binding protein, which produces MIRMEGVDKYFGTLHVLKDINLEVPQGQVVVVLGPSGSGKSTLCRAINRLEPINSGVIEVDGRVLPAEGKQLAQLRAEVGMVFQSFNLFAHKTIAENVTLAPIKVRKQPAEVARKTAMELLERVGIADQADKYPAQLSGGQQQRAAIARALAMKPKVMLFDEPTSALDPEMVQEVLDVMTSLAGEGMTMLVVTHEMGFARRAAHRVIFMSDGEVVEDSTPDEFFTAPKSGRAKDFLGKILTH; this is translated from the coding sequence ATGATCCGGATGGAGGGGGTCGACAAGTACTTCGGGACGTTGCACGTCCTCAAGGACATCAACCTCGAGGTGCCCCAAGGCCAGGTCGTGGTCGTTCTCGGGCCGTCGGGGTCGGGCAAGTCGACGCTCTGCCGGGCCATCAACCGGCTCGAACCCATCAACTCGGGCGTCATCGAGGTCGACGGCCGGGTGCTGCCCGCGGAGGGCAAGCAGCTCGCGCAGCTGCGCGCCGAGGTCGGCATGGTGTTCCAGTCGTTCAACCTCTTCGCCCACAAGACGATCGCCGAGAACGTCACCCTCGCCCCCATCAAGGTGCGCAAGCAGCCCGCCGAGGTGGCCCGCAAGACCGCGATGGAGCTGCTCGAACGGGTCGGGATCGCCGACCAGGCCGACAAGTACCCCGCCCAGCTCTCCGGCGGCCAGCAGCAGCGCGCGGCGATCGCCCGCGCGCTGGCGATGAAGCCCAAGGTCATGCTCTTCGACGAGCCGACCTCCGCCCTGGACCCTGAGATGGTCCAGGAGGTGCTCGACGTGATGACCTCACTGGCGGGCGAGGGCATGACGATGCTGGTGGTCACCCACGAGATGGGCTTCGCCCGCAGGGCAGCCCATCGGGTGATCTTCATGTCCGACGGCGAGGTCGTTGAGGACTCCACCCCCGACGAGTTCTTCACCGCCCCCAAATCCGGGCGGGCGAAGGATTTCCTTGGCAAGATCCTCACGCACTAG
- a CDS encoding response regulator transcription factor — protein sequence MRVLLVEDDDRVAEALIPALVRRGLTIKRLAGGTGVLDIVPEVDVVLLDLGLPDMDGIVLCRQIRAASDVAVIVVSARGEIDDRILGLRAGADDYLVKPYDVDELVARVHAVRRRKSPVPGAPGLAGVTEVGDVRVDLDRHEVTVDGAAVALSRKEFHVLALIVGAQGSVCTREQILAEVWGRAGSAENRSLDVHVATLRTKLGRPALIETVRGVGYRLANQPGKLT from the coding sequence GTGCGAGTGCTGCTCGTGGAAGACGACGACCGGGTCGCCGAGGCGCTGATCCCGGCCCTGGTGCGCCGCGGCCTGACGATCAAGCGCCTCGCCGGGGGCACCGGCGTGCTCGACATCGTGCCCGAGGTCGACGTGGTCCTGCTCGACCTGGGCCTGCCGGACATGGATGGGATCGTCCTCTGTCGACAGATCCGCGCCGCCAGCGACGTCGCGGTCATCGTGGTGTCCGCCCGCGGCGAGATCGACGACCGCATCCTTGGCTTGCGCGCGGGCGCCGACGACTACCTGGTGAAGCCCTACGACGTCGACGAGCTGGTGGCCCGCGTGCACGCGGTGCGCAGGCGCAAGTCACCGGTGCCCGGTGCGCCCGGCCTGGCCGGTGTCACCGAGGTGGGTGACGTGCGGGTCGACCTGGATCGCCATGAGGTCACTGTGGACGGAGCCGCGGTCGCGTTGTCCCGCAAGGAGTTCCATGTCCTGGCCCTGATCGTGGGCGCGCAGGGCTCAGTGTGCACGCGCGAGCAGATCCTGGCCGAGGTGTGGGGCCGGGCGGGCTCGGCGGAGAACCGTTCGCTCGACGTGCACGTGGCCACGCTGCGCACCAAACTCGGCAGGCCCGCGCTGATCGAGACGGTTCGCGGGGTCGGGTACCGCCTGGCCAACCAACCAGGCAAACTCACCTAG